In one Salipiger abyssi genomic region, the following are encoded:
- a CDS encoding CheB methylesterase domain-containing protein, whose amino-acid sequence MSPISLIIAIPDRSLRRRLAQEVGGSPQIEVIAETHDLMTTYAEVEEREPMAVLISGQLARQPEFEVMRALFATLDVRWLVITERPDTGARAPDSPWGRSSDLFAVDTGAPASLLIETLRSLTRTARRPDRSSAPATGTRPPAQPRSNAPSLGHSNRFILIGASTGGVDALLTVLSAFPADCPPTFIVQHTGGGFGESLTRLLDRQCAAEVRPARDGDRIGHGQIAIAAGSRAHMRLAGGKPMRIVLEAGAPISGHMPSVDAMFHSAVPGAQRAVAALLTGMGRDGAEGLKALRDAGAATIAQDKATSTVYGMPRAAMQLDAAQISLPLQKIGPAILHACAKDDTGTGKRVATK is encoded by the coding sequence ATGAGTCCGATCTCGCTGATCATCGCCATTCCGGACAGAAGCCTGCGCCGCAGACTCGCACAGGAGGTGGGGGGCTCGCCCCAGATCGAAGTGATCGCCGAGACCCACGATCTCATGACCACCTATGCCGAGGTGGAAGAGCGCGAACCGATGGCAGTGCTGATCTCCGGGCAGCTGGCGCGCCAGCCGGAGTTCGAGGTGATGCGCGCGCTCTTCGCCACGCTCGATGTGCGCTGGCTGGTGATCACCGAGCGCCCGGATACTGGCGCGCGCGCACCGGATTCTCCTTGGGGGCGCAGCTCGGATCTGTTCGCGGTGGATACCGGCGCGCCCGCCAGTCTGCTGATCGAAACGCTGCGCAGCCTGACCCGCACCGCGCGACGCCCAGACCGCTCGTCCGCGCCGGCCACCGGTACGCGCCCCCCAGCGCAGCCGCGCAGCAACGCGCCCTCGCTCGGCCACAGCAACCGCTTCATCCTGATCGGCGCCTCCACCGGCGGGGTCGATGCGCTGCTCACCGTACTCTCGGCCTTTCCCGCCGACTGCCCACCCACCTTCATCGTGCAACATACCGGCGGCGGGTTCGGCGAGAGCCTGACGCGGCTGCTCGACCGGCAATGCGCCGCTGAGGTCAGGCCCGCCCGCGACGGCGACCGGATCGGGCACGGACAAATCGCGATTGCCGCGGGAAGCCGGGCGCATATGCGGCTCGCGGGCGGCAAGCCAATGCGCATCGTGCTGGAGGCGGGTGCGCCGATCTCCGGTCACATGCCCTCGGTCGATGCCATGTTCCACTCCGCCGTGCCGGGGGCGCAGCGGGCGGTGGCAGCGCTGCTGACCGGCATGGGGCGCGATGGCGCCGAGGGGCTTAAAGCGCTGCGCGACGCCGGCGCCGCGACCATCGCGCAGGACAAGGCCACAAGCACCGTCTACGGCATGCCGCGCGCGGCGATGCAACTCGACGCGGCGCAGATCAGCCTGCCGCTGCAAAAGATCGGCCCGGCGATCCTGCACGCCTGCGCCAAGGACGACACAGGGACCGGCAAGAGGGTGGCAACGAAATGA
- a CDS encoding transglutaminase family protein, which produces MKLSVRHITHYRFDHPVRGVVQSLRLWPADCASQKLLSWEVKTEGALRGAEFTDGAGDRTALVSWRGPLDELSVEVTGEVETVDLFGVLRDHREKGPASLYLRSTRFIRPDNDLRELSASALEGMKSATDLDRAHALSGAIAEAIEYAPGETKPHTTAAEALSGGKGVCQDHAHALIAVAHVAGIPARYVTGYLQVDEDGKPHEASHAWAELFVPDLGWVGFDPSNRCCPDERYIRLGSGFDAQDAAPIRGVVQGSTPEEHLKVEVTVTAAPGQQQAQ; this is translated from the coding sequence TGCGCCACATCACCCATTACCGTTTCGACCATCCCGTGCGCGGGGTGGTGCAGTCGCTGCGGCTCTGGCCGGCCGATTGCGCCTCGCAAAAGCTGCTGTCCTGGGAGGTGAAGACCGAAGGCGCCCTGCGCGGCGCCGAGTTCACCGACGGCGCCGGCGACCGCACGGCGCTTGTGAGCTGGCGCGGCCCGCTCGACGAGCTCAGCGTCGAGGTGACCGGCGAGGTCGAGACCGTCGATCTCTTTGGCGTGCTGCGCGATCATCGCGAAAAGGGGCCGGCCTCGCTCTATCTGCGCTCCACCCGGTTCATCCGCCCGGACAACGATCTGCGCGAGCTTTCGGCTTCGGCGCTGGAGGGGATGAAATCGGCCACCGATCTCGACCGCGCCCATGCGCTGTCCGGCGCGATCGCCGAGGCCATCGAATATGCACCGGGCGAGACCAAGCCGCACACCACCGCTGCCGAGGCGCTCTCGGGCGGCAAGGGTGTGTGCCAGGATCACGCCCATGCGCTGATTGCCGTCGCGCATGTGGCGGGCATTCCGGCGCGTTACGTCACAGGCTATTTGCAGGTGGACGAGGATGGCAAGCCGCATGAGGCCAGCCACGCCTGGGCCGAGCTTTTCGTGCCCGATCTGGGCTGGGTCGGCTTCGATCCGTCCAACCGCTGCTGTCCGGACGAGCGCTATATCCGCCTCGGTTCGGGCTTCGATGCGCAGGACGCGGCGCCGATCCGTGGCGTGGTGCAGGGCAGCACGCCGGAGGAACATCTCAAGGTGGAAGTGACCGTCACCGCGGCGCCGGGCCAGCAGCAGGCACAGTGA
- a CDS encoding peptidase, protein MTYCVGLLLDAGIVLLSDTRTNAGLDNIATYRKMFLFEQPGERAIGIMTAGSLSITQTTMARLRDAIDDPESGKSILSAPTMLQVAEIVGSMLSDVTSEVAARMERMSQGATASMIVAGQRKGGPMRMFLIYPEGNFIEATADTPFLQIGEHKYGKPILDRVIEPGTGMADAEKAVLLSMDSTLRSNLSVGMPLDLAIIEADAFEISRRRRIEPDDEGFARMSAAWSEALRNAFQQIDPI, encoded by the coding sequence ATGACCTATTGCGTTGGATTGCTGCTGGACGCGGGCATCGTGCTGCTCTCCGACACGCGCACCAATGCGGGGCTCGACAATATCGCGACTTACCGCAAGATGTTCCTCTTCGAGCAGCCGGGCGAGCGCGCCATCGGCATCATGACGGCGGGCTCGCTGTCGATCACCCAGACCACCATGGCGCGGCTGAGAGACGCCATCGACGACCCCGAAAGCGGCAAGTCGATCCTGAGCGCGCCGACCATGTTGCAGGTGGCCGAGATCGTCGGCAGCATGCTGTCGGATGTCACCTCCGAGGTGGCGGCGCGGATGGAGCGCATGAGCCAGGGCGCCACCGCCTCGATGATCGTGGCGGGGCAGCGCAAGGGCGGGCCGATGCGCATGTTCCTGATCTATCCCGAAGGCAATTTCATCGAAGCCACCGCCGACACGCCGTTCTTGCAGATCGGCGAGCATAAATACGGCAAGCCGATCCTGGACCGGGTGATCGAGCCCGGCACCGGCATGGCCGATGCCGAGAAGGCGGTGCTTTTGTCGATGGATTCGACGCTTCGGTCGAATCTCAGCGTCGGCATGCCGCTCGACCTCGCCATCATCGAGGCGGATGCGTTCGAGATCAGCCGCCGCCGCCGGATCGAGCCGGATGACGAGGGCTTTGCCCGGATGAGCGCCGCCTGGTCCGAGGCGCTGCGCAACGCCTTCCAGCAGATCGACCCGATCTGA
- a CDS encoding chemotaxis protein CheD translates to MTHAVEKIENVIQGEYRISNDPNCVLSTVLGSCAAVCLTDPVAGVGGMNHFLLPHRAGRDGEDVRYGAYSMELLINGLLKRGARKNRMLAKLFGGAKMLTQLRDIGDSNVAFAREFLQNEGIPVASESTGGNAARRIRFWPTDGRVKQFIVPGEVERVAPPVAAPAPPSHGEIVLF, encoded by the coding sequence ATGACGCATGCAGTGGAAAAGATCGAGAACGTGATCCAGGGCGAGTACCGCATTTCGAACGATCCGAACTGCGTGCTCTCGACGGTGCTGGGGTCCTGCGCGGCGGTCTGCCTGACCGATCCGGTTGCTGGCGTCGGCGGCATGAACCATTTCCTGCTGCCGCACCGGGCCGGGCGCGATGGCGAGGATGTGCGCTATGGCGCCTATTCGATGGAGTTGCTGATCAACGGGCTCCTGAAACGCGGCGCGCGCAAGAACCGGATGCTCGCCAAGCTCTTTGGCGGCGCCAAGATGCTCACCCAGCTGCGCGATATCGGCGATTCCAACGTCGCCTTCGCCCGCGAATTCCTCCAGAACGAGGGCATCCCCGTTGCCTCGGAAAGCACCGGCGGCAATGCCGCGCGGCGGATCCGGTTCTGGCCGACGGACGGACGGGTGAAACAGTTCATCGTACCGGGCGAGGTCGAGCGCGTGGCACCGCCGGTCGCCGCCCCGGCGCCGCCGTCGCATGGCGAAATCGTGCTGTTCTGA